One Papaver somniferum cultivar HN1 chromosome 10, ASM357369v1, whole genome shotgun sequence genomic window carries:
- the LOC113317245 gene encoding putative F-box protein At3g17490 yields MEVKKGYTKLEDEECEIVQKLSSDAVYEILIRASFSTLLRQSRWVCKDWQKLIRSDSKFQQTHSQRTLASGHFFQVNSTTGRNSVSFYRSNNDFEKYCNSAQEVQSPFLDFLPTAKSVTIAGSTLHGSLLCCFTESFSTPIPSFYMCKPASREWRKMPNPKTTFKYSRIGIAVKQSSCSILHYKILRLSQSKTGYGYHCQLFNSETWAWKILPFVQFIKLDCTLLIGGDGIWINGGLHWLTLFDEVFVFNTDQEKWTTFEVPPEMKNISSSNRVAVNCDGKLGIIYQTLEWMEVWILENYSTTKPTWKKKYSIDMRSLQQNVEHVYYAHHMWSNNTVMMMSMCEFLAFNCDKNTYYTTTKLPMTADISSLAPYPFQPQFCYL; encoded by the coding sequence ATGGAGGTGAAGAAAGGTTATACTAAACTAGAAGATGAGGAATGTGAGATAGTTCAAAAGTTGTCATCCGATGCAGTCTACGAGATACTAATCAGAGCATCATTCAGTACACTTCTACGTCAATCTCGATGGGTTTGCAAAGACTGGCAAAAACTCATTCGCTCCGATTCCAAATTTCAACAAACCCATTCTCAGAGAACACTTGCATCGGGTCATTTCTTTCAAGTTAACTCGACTACAGGACGGAACTCTGTAAGCTTTTACCGAAGCAACAATGACTTTGAGAAGTACTGCAATTCTGCGCAAGAAGTGCAATCTCCTTTTCTTGATTTCCTGCCCACTGCAAAAAGTGTTACCATTGCAGGTTCAACGCTTCATGGTTCATTGCTTTGTTGTTTCACTGAATCCTTCAGTACCCCCATCCCATCCTTCTACATGTGTAAGCCAGCGAGCCGTGAATGGAGAAAGATGCCAAACCCTAAAACTACATTCAAGTACTCCAGAATTGGGATTGCAGTCAAGCAGTCCTCATGTTCAATACTACATTACAAGATACTACGTTTATCGCAGTCAAAAACTGGATATGGTTATCACTGTCAGTTGTTCAACTCGGAGACCTGGGCTTGGAAGATACTGCCATTTGTTCAATTTATTAAGCTTGATTGCACTTTACTAATTGGGGGAGATGGTATTTGGATTAATGGGGGATTACATTGGTTAACTCTTTTTGACGAAGTATTCGTATTTAACACTGATCAAGAAAAATGGACGACTTTCGAGGTTCCACCGGAGATGAAAAATATATCAAGCTCAAATAGAGTTGCTGTAAACTGTGATGGTAAGCTCGGAATTATCTATCAGACACTTGAATGGATGGAAGTTTGGATATTAGAAAACTATTCCACCACGAAACCAACATGGAAAAAGAAGTATAGCATCGACATGAGATCACTTCAACAAAACGTGGAACATGTTTATTATGCACATCATATGTGGTCGAACAATACCGTCATGATGATGAGCATGTGTGAGTTTTTAGCTTTTAACTGCGACAAGAATACTTACTACACTACAACGAAATTACCTATGACGGCAGATATATCAAGTTTAGCACCTTACCCATTTCAACCTCAGTTTTGTTACCTTTAG
- the LOC113316260 gene encoding protein ALP1-like → MAVCSFDLKFTYIYVGWEGSANDSRILWEALSNRSLMFPHAPEGKYYGVDVGYPNMPGFLAPYRGVRYHLHDCRRGSNGRFTAKDLFNFGHSSLRNAIERSFGVLKSRFPILRDPASFPYNTQVQILIATCAIHNFIRTESKSDELFAYYANEENVIDIDTSPPDEPTFSGMYAHQQRRSEMNHVRDEIADAMYRFRYRN, encoded by the exons ATGGCAGTATGTTCGTTTGATTTGAAATTCACATATATCTACGTTGGATGGGAAGGATCTGCAAATGACTCAAGAATTTTATGGGAAGCTTTGAGTAATAGAAGTCTGATGTTTCCTCATGCCCCTGAAG GAAAGTATTATGGTGTTGATGTTGGATATCCAAACATGCCTGGTTTTCTTGCTCCATATCGGGGAGTTCGTTATCACTTACATGACTGTAGAAGAGGAAGCAATGGAAGGTTCACTGCAAAGGACTTGTTTAATTTTGGGCATTCTTCGTTAAGGAATGCAATCGAGCGAAGCTTTGGAGTTCTTAAATCTCGTTTTCCAATTTTGAGGGATCCTGCCTCATTTCCATACAACACCCAGGTACAAATATTAATAGCAACATGTGCAATTCACAATTTCATTAGGACGGAATCCAAGTCTGATGAACTGTTTGCATATtatgcaaatgaagaaaatgtcATAGATATTGATACATCCCCGCCTGATGAACCAACGTTTAGTGGTATGTACGCACATCAACAAAGAAGAAGTGAAATGAATCACGTGAGAGATGAAATTGCTGATGCCATGTACAGGTTTCGATACCGAAACTAG